A single window of Synechococcus sp. CBW1004 DNA harbors:
- a CDS encoding cupin domain-containing protein yields the protein MIQPACPLGFYAALLPVAALVVCGAPALSQQGPVVAPGHEQLAPVPGAPTAQVGVAVRRLGGQPLDHDFPALQGRELRLRALTIAPGGSITLHRHDQRPGVAYILEGQMTEWRGPGFTPRVIGPGEAVFEATGVSHWWRNQGTTPARALVVDIVPVSAP from the coding sequence ATGATCCAGCCAGCATGCCCGCTCGGCTTCTACGCCGCGCTTCTGCCCGTTGCCGCCCTGGTCGTCTGCGGCGCTCCGGCCCTCAGCCAGCAGGGTCCCGTTGTGGCTCCAGGTCACGAGCAGCTGGCGCCGGTGCCGGGAGCTCCGACCGCCCAGGTGGGAGTGGCGGTCAGGCGCCTCGGCGGCCAGCCGCTCGATCACGACTTCCCTGCCCTGCAGGGGCGGGAGCTGCGCCTGCGGGCACTGACCATTGCCCCGGGAGGCAGCATCACCCTGCACCGCCATGACCAGCGCCCCGGGGTGGCCTACATCCTCGAGGGCCAGATGACGGAATGGCGTGGCCCCGGGTTCACCCCCAGGGTGATCGGTCCTGGAGAGGCGGTCTTCGAAGCCACCGGTGTCAGCCATTGGTGGCGCAATCAGGGCACCACCCCAGCCCGGGCCCTGGTGGTCGACATCGTTCCGGTCTCCGCACCCTGA